The Argopecten irradians isolate NY chromosome 6, Ai_NY, whole genome shotgun sequence genome has a window encoding:
- the LOC138325170 gene encoding P2X purinoceptor 7-like, whose protein sequence is MSEREAKDFLLEVVERHPTFVLDVMETTDVQPQGHHPPPAAGGQNLPWCSCGKCRDMPTPEERVCCGRNPDACLSLVPDFNILVLDEAVLALGRLYRQDALVFPEDENYNKANRHQAYRQYTLWVHGRLRVGERKVVPSCCTWKIRDKYPDPYGQYVGYSAGRLN, encoded by the exons ATGTCCGAAAGAGAAGCAAAGGACTTTCTGTTGGAAGTAGTAGAACGGCATCCAACTTTTGTGTTGGATGTCATGGAAACAACAGATGTCCAACCACAAGGACACCATCCACCACCTGCAGCTGGAGGCCAGAATTTGCCATGGTGTTCCTGTGGCAAGTGCCGGGATATGCCAACCCCTGAAGAGAGGGTATGCTGTGGCAGGAATCCTGATGCGTGCCTTTCATTAGTACCG GACTTCAATATTCTTGTACTTGATGAGGCAGTACTTGCTCTGGGAAGACTATATCGACAGGATGCATTGGTCTTTCCAGAGGATGAGAATTATAACAAAGCAAATCGCCACCAGGCTTACCGACAGTATACACTTTGGGTCCATGGACGCCTGAGAGTCGGGGAAAGGAAGGTGGTGCCAAGTTGCTGCACATGGAAAATCAGGGATAAGTACCCTGATCCGTATGGACAGTATGTTGGATATTCAGCTGGTAGATTAAACTAA